From Bos mutus isolate GX-2022 chromosome 5, NWIPB_WYAK_1.1, whole genome shotgun sequence, one genomic window encodes:
- the LOC102283908 gene encoding olfactory receptor 10P22 produces the protein MPSLLQLEPLLLPGCPLHSPFQSGLGDTRGGNGTAVTEFVLLGFSGYGSLWGPLFWGVLLVYLVTLLGNLLIILLTLADAALHVPMYFFLRHFSGLEILYTMTVVPRMLADLLSSCPTILRASCFTQMYFFSLFGITECGLLTAMAYDRYAAICRPLHYSTLLNPGACVCLVGACYLTGIITSTTYSILVFTLPFHGTNIIHHFLCDILPVLSLASASTFWGEVGNLVVTVAFILTPFSLIIVSYACILVTILGVATSQGRRKVFSTCSSHLFVVMLFFGTGIVAYMRLGAGSSQTRDQILALFYAVVTPMFNPFVYTLRNKEVTGAMRRLVKKYLWSP, from the coding sequence ATGCCTTCCCTGCTGCAGCTGGAGCCTCTGTTGTTGCCAGGCTGCCCCCTTCACTCCCCCTTCCAGTCTGGCCTTGGGGACACGAGAGGTGGCAATGGCACAGCAGTGACTGAATTTGTTTTGCTGGGGTTCTCAGGTTACGGTTCCCTCTGGGGCCCTCTGTTCTGGGGGGTGCTTCTGGTCTACCTGGTCACCCTGCTGGGCAACTTGCTGATCATCCTCCTCACCCTGGCCGACGCTGCCCTGCACGtgcccatgtacttcttcctgcgCCACTTCTCCGGGTTGGAGATACTCTACACCATGACTGTGGTCCCCAGGATGCTGGCcgacctcctctcctcctgccccaccaTCCTGCGAGCCAGCTGCTTTACCCAGATGTATTTCTTCTCACTGTTTGGCATCACTGAATGTGGCCTGCTCACtgccatggcctatgaccgctatgctGCCATCTGCCGGCCGCTGCATTATAGCACCCTGCTGAACCCGGGAGCCTGTGTGTGTCTGGTGGGTGCCTGCTACCTCACGGGCATCATCACCAGCACCACTTACTCCATCCTCGTCTTTACTTTGCCCTTCCACGGTACCAACATCATCCATCACTTCCTGTGTGACATCCTTCCTGTGCTGAGTCTGGCCAGCGCCAGCACCTTTTGGGGTGAAGTGGGCAATCTTGTCGTCACCGTAGCCTTTATCCTGACACCCTTCTCACTGATCATAGTGTCCTATGCCTGTATTCTTGTCACCATCCTGGGGGTCGCGACATCCCAGGGACGTCGAAAAGTCTTCTCTACCTGTTCCTCCCACCTATTTGTGGTCATGCTCTTTTTTGGGACGGGGATCGTTGCCTACATGAGGCTGGGGGCAggctcctcccagaccagggaccagaTCCTTGCCCTCTTCTACGCGGTTGTCACTCCCATGTTCAACCCTTTCGTCTACACTCTGAGGAACAAGGAGGTCACAGGGGCAATGAGGCGGCTCGTGAAGAAATACCTCTGGAGTCCTTGA